A genomic segment from Anopheles maculipalpis chromosome X, idAnoMacuDA_375_x, whole genome shotgun sequence encodes:
- the LOC126557967 gene encoding uncharacterized protein LOC126557967: MNKLLTGGLLFLLVSGSFVSGSLFGPFGPFGAAGQLPGALPPGFGGGVGGYPGVGGLPLYPGRPGVGQLPMFPAPGLFPSVPYLPVGVPPTPVAGPLAFGRMAMALSPVAPTPMVPAAATGNLRNVATNADVLGRLAVADLPEDLQQRAKDLQAASDQGFDACEQMLATPGAYWQYKRCNALQLRTVLTAAKALEQEATARATAAAAAAAEQPQPAESAPATV; this comes from the coding sequence ATGAATAAGCTGCTTACCGGTGGACTACTGTTTCTACTCGTGTCCGGTTCGTTCGTGTCCGGATCACTGTTCGGCCCGTTCGGACCATTCGGAGCGGCCGGTCAGCTGCCGGGCGCGCTTCCACCGGGCttcggtggtggcgttggaggtTATCCGGGTGTCGGTGGACTGCCGCTTTACCCTGGCCGTCCCGGCGTTGGACAGCTTCCCATGTTCCCGGCGCCCGGACTATTCCCATCGGTCCCGTACCTACCAGTCGGTGTTCCACCCACACCCGTAGCTGGCCCGTTGGCCTTTGGACGTATGGCGATGGCTCTGTCGCCGGTGGCTCCGACGCCGATGGTTCCAGCTGCCGCTACCGGAAATCTGCGCAATGTCGCTACCAATGCCGATGTGCTTGGCCGGCTAGCGGTTGCCGATCTGCCGGAAGACTTGCAGCAGCGCGCCAAGGATTTGCAGGCGGCTAGCGATCAGGGTTTTGACGCCTGCGAGCAGATGCTGGCCACGCCCGGTGCGTACTGGCAGTACAAGCGTTGTAATGCGCTCCAGCTTCGCACCGTCCTGACCGCCGCCAAGGCACTGGAACAGGAGGCTACTGCACgcgccactgctgctgctgccgctgcggccGAACAACCACAGCCAGCCGAGTCTGCACCGGCCACAGTTTAA